The proteins below are encoded in one region of Desulfovibrio sp.:
- a CDS encoding hemerythrin family protein, with product MALIEWEEDMGIGVPLIDDQHRELVDLINNIDEASRRNVRHAEMSDYIKTLYHYIMVHFQDEEALMDPKTYPEYYMQVHQHLAFSQRIMEFYKDFIDGSQVDMSEILTFIATWFRKHTTGLDRTLIPHLHSKDCG from the coding sequence ATGGCGCTCATCGAGTGGGAGGAGGATATGGGCATCGGGGTGCCTCTGATTGACGATCAGCACAGGGAACTGGTCGACCTGATCAACAACATTGATGAAGCCTCCAGACGAAATGTCAGACATGCTGAGATGTCCGATTACATAAAGACACTCTACCACTATATCATGGTGCATTTCCAGGATGAAGAAGCTCTCATGGATCCAAAAACATACCCTGAGTACTACATGCAAGTACATCAACACCTCGCTTTTTCACAGCGAATAATGGAATTCTACAAAGATTTTATAGATGGGAGTCAGGTGGACATGTCTGAGATACTCACCTTTATCGCCACCTGGTTCAGGAAGCACACCACTGGTTTGGATAGAACCCTAATTCCTCATCTTCACAGCAAAGACTGTGGCTAA